Proteins co-encoded in one Leptospira stimsonii genomic window:
- a CDS encoding TMEM43 family protein, producing MAFESPDGMSSTESVGFLSQMGNSFKSILTGIVLLPVSFIIIYNVETCEQASAALKNAAPVGTAKEGQPSYITGTLKADPLSGSFVKSGPYISYSASSEVYAWDEETKTEGSGSNKKEVRNCVLEWTSSPENPSNFKLSGCRAKAFHRKSVKDESESASGGSVLSDGKSYSVNLSDVDFTSQVSSRDANEDEIKTNGFVLGDGYLFSSKSCAEAEKEGCERVKVSVTPIPEGEMTFIGDIKGTKVGKFISAEGNKFLSASIGGFAETMKDIQSDDNTMKWVGRFVGFIAMFSSFTLMAGPLTSLLSFIPFVGDLGGGLIKVVLGVIAFVLTAITILLVKFWYIWLVLLLGAIGYAVYKKKFAPATSGP from the coding sequence ATGGCGTTTGAAAGCCCGGACGGAATGTCCTCAACAGAAAGTGTAGGTTTCCTATCACAGATGGGAAATTCTTTTAAGAGTATTCTCACAGGAATTGTGTTGTTACCGGTTTCGTTTATAATCATCTACAACGTAGAAACCTGTGAACAAGCAAGCGCCGCGCTCAAAAATGCCGCGCCCGTGGGAACTGCAAAAGAAGGGCAACCTTCTTACATTACCGGAACTCTAAAAGCGGATCCGCTCAGTGGAAGTTTTGTAAAGAGTGGACCTTACATTTCCTATTCTGCGAGCTCCGAAGTATATGCTTGGGACGAAGAAACCAAAACCGAAGGATCCGGAAGTAACAAAAAGGAAGTACGCAATTGTGTTCTTGAATGGACTTCTTCTCCGGAGAATCCCTCCAATTTTAAATTGTCCGGATGTCGCGCCAAAGCCTTCCATAGAAAATCCGTAAAAGACGAATCTGAATCCGCTTCCGGTGGATCGGTTCTTTCGGACGGAAAATCGTATTCCGTAAATCTTTCCGACGTGGATTTCACTTCTCAAGTTTCTTCCAGAGACGCGAATGAGGATGAGATCAAGACGAACGGATTTGTTTTGGGAGACGGATATCTTTTTAGTTCCAAGTCCTGTGCCGAAGCCGAGAAAGAAGGTTGTGAAAGAGTGAAAGTTTCCGTAACTCCGATTCCAGAAGGTGAGATGACTTTTATCGGAGACATCAAAGGGACAAAGGTCGGTAAATTTATTTCAGCGGAAGGAAATAAATTTTTAAGTGCGAGCATCGGCGGTTTTGCGGAAACGATGAAAGACATTCAATCGGACGACAACACGATGAAATGGGTGGGACGGTTTGTCGGATTCATTGCGATGTTTAGTAGTTTTACTCTGATGGCAGGACCTCTTACGTCTCTTCTGAGTTTCATTCCTTTTGTGGGGGATTTAGGCGGAGGTCTGATCAAGGTGGTTCTTGGTGTGATTGCCTTTGTCCTTACGGCGATCACGATTCTTCTCGTGAAATTCTGGTATATCTGGTTGGTTCTTCTTTTGGGCGCGATCGGATACGCGGTTTATAAGAAAAAATTCGCTCCGGCCACTTCCGGACCGTAA
- a CDS encoding TetR/AcrR family transcriptional regulator has product MPVKKKVSRRQHLGVGRPFKKDGVTVREDLILAAAELLKTTPLEEISLRKVAALAGVSHVASYHHFENKNALLAAVAEKGFQKYFSSYQKELKKTDNDFIGRMRALGWTYIQFILNNQQFARIMFGGVDLHPALSAVSRRTYRQLHEIIRLGQRLGAIRPGNTREKTIAAWSMIHGIAMLFLEGRIKPKKTDKEMKEFIESVTEYAYVGMTMPSSSQTNRIDAKE; this is encoded by the coding sequence ATGCCCGTAAAGAAAAAGGTTTCGCGTCGTCAGCACTTGGGGGTAGGAAGGCCTTTCAAAAAGGACGGAGTTACGGTCCGGGAGGATTTAATTTTGGCCGCGGCCGAACTATTAAAGACAACCCCACTTGAAGAAATCTCCCTTCGAAAGGTCGCCGCTTTGGCGGGGGTGAGCCACGTCGCTTCGTATCACCATTTTGAAAATAAGAACGCGCTCCTCGCGGCGGTAGCTGAAAAAGGATTTCAAAAATATTTCTCTTCGTATCAGAAGGAACTGAAAAAAACGGACAACGATTTTATCGGAAGAATGCGCGCTCTTGGTTGGACCTATATTCAATTCATATTAAATAATCAGCAATTCGCAAGAATTATGTTCGGAGGAGTGGACTTACATCCGGCGCTTTCCGCGGTTTCAAGAAGAACGTATAGGCAATTGCACGAGATCATTCGATTGGGACAACGTTTGGGGGCGATTCGACCAGGTAATACTCGCGAGAAGACCATCGCGGCATGGTCGATGATTCACGGGATCGCGATGCTTTTTCTCGAAGGAAGAATTAAACCGAAGAAAACGGACAAAGAGATGAAGGAATTTATAGAGTCCGTGACGGAATATGCTTACGTCGGTATGACGATGCCTTCTTCCTCTCAAACGAATCGAATCGACGCCAAGGAATGA
- a CDS encoding DUF2235 domain-containing protein — protein MKKIVLFCDGTWNDPEQTDDGVLAVTNVRKLFLAFQNGNPEIHPRPYYDKGIGTSGNVLWQILAGLSGTGISENIRQAYRFIIKNYEFGDEIFLFGFSRGAFTVRSLAGLIRNCGILKMEEGEKLKIKVNEAYEIYRSRKPKDHPNSEESKRFRERESWPEADLSPVRFIGVWDTVGALGIPITYTINPLWWRNRFHDTLLSSKILYAYQALAIDERRSPFRPTLWQKDKKDINQTMEQVWFVGVHSDVGGGYKDSQLSDIALQWLKEKAESCGLTFASMEINPSSFGTLHDSASWYLPSSERPIGEEKNTDFETNETLHESVLQRYAKDSSYRPNNLETYLQKHSSLKSAFVTVSSRI, from the coding sequence ATGAAAAAAATAGTATTGTTTTGTGACGGAACCTGGAATGATCCGGAACAAACGGATGACGGGGTTCTTGCCGTAACGAATGTTCGAAAGCTCTTTTTGGCGTTTCAAAACGGAAATCCGGAAATTCATCCCCGTCCTTATTATGACAAAGGAATCGGCACTAGCGGCAATGTGCTTTGGCAGATACTTGCCGGGCTTTCCGGTACCGGAATTTCCGAGAACATCAGGCAAGCGTATCGATTTATCATCAAAAATTATGAATTTGGAGATGAGATCTTTCTTTTCGGTTTTAGCCGAGGTGCGTTCACGGTTCGAAGTTTGGCCGGTTTGATCCGAAATTGCGGCATTTTGAAAATGGAAGAAGGTGAGAAATTAAAAATAAAAGTAAACGAAGCCTACGAAATATATCGATCCAGAAAGCCGAAGGACCATCCTAATTCGGAAGAATCCAAACGATTTAGAGAAAGAGAAAGTTGGCCCGAGGCGGACCTGTCTCCGGTTAGGTTTATCGGAGTCTGGGATACGGTAGGGGCTTTAGGCATTCCCATTACTTACACGATCAATCCTCTTTGGTGGAGGAACCGATTTCATGATACTCTCTTGAGTTCTAAAATTCTTTATGCATATCAAGCTCTCGCTATTGACGAAAGGAGATCTCCTTTTCGACCGACCTTATGGCAAAAAGATAAGAAGGATATCAATCAGACAATGGAACAGGTTTGGTTCGTAGGAGTTCACTCGGACGTTGGAGGAGGTTATAAGGACTCTCAATTATCCGATATCGCCTTGCAGTGGTTAAAGGAAAAAGCAGAAAGTTGCGGCCTTACGTTTGCATCGATGGAGATAAATCCTAGTTCGTTTGGAACGTTGCATGATTCTGCCTCCTGGTATTTGCCTTCCTCTGAAAGGCCGATAGGCGAAGAGAAGAATACGGACTTCGAAACGAACGAGACGCTTCACGAATCGGTTTTGCAAAGATACGCTAAGGATTCTTCTTATCGTCCGAATAATCTGGAAACGTATCTGCAAAAACATTCGAGTCTTAAGTCCGCATTCGTTACGGTTTCATCAAGAATTTGA
- a CDS encoding Ig-like domain-containing protein: MNKKRKSILAVIFIVLISLNVGCNSDKKAGSPLNSVLSLFGLSTDTTVSANVVAPYTETDTPTSLPANFGAVAPEATLYIASTTDVDRYKSIEIRFSHPMNKTTVQADLILSPSAGILPGPGKGGTFYWASSSRLIFDPYREFKTNEQYTLSLTNNSKTIDGQDLTSYSQSFTTEPDYLMTSKINTTNTLGGTNDITFNKATTPTLTLTSTFTNPLTGSNSIQSIKLKHMGDTNTSGIDICSAPPCPMNTTLTTNLTTSAIPPFIGGNVYYYEITVASGKIFKRFATFNYGNVNSTPDNMIVNGGSIILDQAQAMPFLSKVLERFTAGNFKVNGNTFNQFADSPKTSTRRSSYCIDYSGIGSFAMPQYIRNYGDSATGFGDGYCGGAGENPGGFTQEGCATLIFTSCTDFDIDVYITGITIYTGVAGFPALKNIGVNMVANNTGELGFQFKGKTLAVDMVMIARSRGSLFLVIGSGNRFVFSTTAYLNYNDSPPADRNTTGKASLTIDSNGDTALNIFTPITTLSNFDTTDWSNNLTVKDRDGRVNQVKLEATTSGLAGWLAGTTEGAANGMVPALTPLITRSMLRNFIEDVAPSVLNSIIGSLKTPGVDIALPSYLPAPLANFPLNIKIKLGMDSQVRVTGSNRGIVGSIDLGITAKNPIGSPRTHQVTSGFVVTKPNGAMSNLYQFSQSAANPGLLLSLTVDSITQAAYHLWKNRALDLNIDKTFIDTIKQYAGTDPLFQLTESLIKVAPIVNILAPGRDNLVGIDPTTGVLVPAINGTDDIVISVSPIHAPNGTLKPVVGTAKPKLEVNFTDIQLSIRGKRPDNSTYLISTARASLKGLADFDFVTFSNPTNNPAYANLNALKIVISNGPSLSYTLDILEGSSGAGAPNPFGLDPKGILAVVDPLVPSLIVPLVNNVLKEIPLPPSISLPALTHPTNGTACGIIAKTTHSILQTLPIVDTEPYPYVFGGLKLNPSGPAISDPGVLITCP, encoded by the coding sequence ATGAACAAAAAAAGAAAATCGATCTTAGCGGTAATTTTTATAGTTTTGATTTCTCTAAACGTTGGATGTAATTCGGATAAGAAGGCTGGTTCTCCCCTGAACAGCGTCCTTTCCTTGTTCGGACTTTCTACCGATACCACGGTTTCGGCTAACGTGGTGGCGCCGTATACGGAGACCGACACTCCTACCAGTCTTCCCGCAAATTTCGGAGCGGTCGCTCCGGAAGCGACTCTTTATATCGCATCGACTACGGATGTGGATCGTTACAAAAGTATCGAAATTCGTTTTTCTCATCCGATGAATAAAACGACAGTACAAGCCGATTTGATCTTATCTCCAAGTGCGGGGATTCTTCCCGGACCGGGAAAGGGCGGTACATTCTATTGGGCGTCCAGCTCTCGTTTGATTTTCGATCCGTATCGGGAATTTAAGACGAACGAACAATATACTCTTTCTCTCACCAATAATTCGAAGACGATCGACGGACAGGACCTGACCAGTTATTCTCAGAGTTTTACCACCGAACCGGATTATCTGATGACGAGTAAGATTAATACGACAAACACGTTAGGCGGAACGAACGACATCACGTTCAATAAGGCGACGACTCCGACCTTGACTTTAACTTCTACATTTACGAATCCGCTTACCGGAAGCAATTCGATTCAATCCATCAAGCTCAAACATATGGGTGATACGAATACGAGCGGAATCGACATCTGCTCCGCGCCTCCTTGTCCAATGAACACCACGTTGACGACGAACCTGACTACGTCTGCAATTCCTCCGTTTATCGGCGGTAACGTTTATTACTACGAAATCACCGTAGCCTCGGGAAAAATATTCAAGAGGTTTGCTACGTTTAACTACGGTAATGTGAACTCGACTCCGGACAATATGATTGTAAACGGAGGTTCGATCATTCTTGATCAGGCTCAGGCGATGCCGTTTTTATCCAAAGTATTGGAAAGGTTTACTGCGGGGAATTTTAAGGTAAACGGAAACACGTTCAATCAGTTTGCCGATTCTCCAAAAACTTCTACGCGACGATCTTCCTATTGTATCGATTACAGTGGAATCGGAAGTTTCGCGATGCCTCAGTATATTCGGAACTACGGAGATTCCGCCACGGGTTTTGGAGACGGTTATTGTGGAGGGGCAGGGGAGAATCCGGGAGGTTTTACTCAAGAAGGTTGTGCGACTCTGATCTTTACGAGTTGCACCGACTTTGATATCGACGTTTACATTACAGGGATCACGATTTATACCGGAGTCGCCGGCTTTCCCGCGTTGAAAAACATCGGCGTCAACATGGTCGCAAACAACACCGGAGAATTGGGATTTCAGTTCAAAGGAAAAACTCTCGCCGTGGACATGGTGATGATCGCAAGAAGTCGAGGTTCCTTATTTCTCGTCATCGGTTCGGGAAACAGATTCGTATTTTCAACAACGGCGTATTTGAATTACAATGATTCTCCGCCTGCTGATAGAAACACGACGGGGAAGGCGAGTCTAACGATCGATTCCAACGGCGATACGGCTTTGAATATATTCACTCCGATCACTACTCTTTCCAATTTCGATACGACCGATTGGTCTAATAATCTCACCGTAAAAGATAGGGACGGAAGAGTGAACCAAGTGAAGTTGGAGGCGACAACGAGCGGACTCGCAGGTTGGCTCGCGGGAACAACGGAAGGGGCCGCGAATGGAATGGTTCCGGCGTTGACTCCGCTCATCACAAGATCGATGTTGCGAAACTTCATAGAAGATGTAGCGCCATCGGTATTGAATTCTATCATCGGATCTTTGAAAACACCCGGAGTGGACATCGCACTTCCTTCTTATTTACCTGCTCCGCTTGCGAATTTTCCGTTGAACATTAAGATTAAGTTGGGAATGGATTCTCAGGTGAGAGTGACGGGTTCCAATAGAGGAATCGTCGGATCGATCGATCTCGGAATTACGGCTAAGAATCCGATCGGTTCTCCGAGAACACACCAGGTCACGAGCGGATTCGTTGTTACAAAACCGAACGGAGCGATGAGCAATCTCTATCAGTTTTCCCAGAGTGCGGCTAACCCCGGTTTGTTGCTTTCCCTAACGGTGGATTCGATCACACAGGCCGCCTATCATCTGTGGAAAAACAGAGCATTGGACTTGAACATCGATAAGACATTCATCGATACGATCAAACAATATGCCGGGACCGATCCTCTATTTCAGCTAACGGAGTCTTTGATCAAAGTCGCACCGATCGTAAATATTCTCGCACCCGGGAGAGACAATCTCGTCGGAATCGATCCGACCACGGGAGTGCTTGTTCCTGCGATCAACGGAACCGACGATATCGTCATATCCGTTAGTCCGATTCACGCACCGAATGGAACTCTAAAACCAGTGGTTGGAACCGCGAAACCGAAATTGGAAGTAAATTTCACGGATATCCAGTTGTCGATTAGAGGAAAGAGACCGGACAATTCCACGTATCTGATCAGTACCGCGAGAGCGAGTTTGAAAGGACTTGCCGATTTCGACTTTGTAACGTTCTCCAATCCTACGAATAATCCGGCGTATGCGAATTTGAATGCGCTAAAGATCGTGATCTCCAACGGTCCGAGTTTATCTTACACGTTAGACATCTTGGAAGGTTCCTCCGGTGCGGGGGCGCCGAATCCGTTCGGTTTGGATCCAAAGGGAATTTTGGCCGTTGTGGATCCACTCGTACCTTCTTTGATCGTTCCTCTTGTCAACAACGTATTAAAGGAGATTCCGCTTCCTCCATCCATCTCTCTTCCCGCGTTGACACATCCCACAAACGGGACGGCTTGTGGAATTATCGCAAAGACGACGCATTCGATTCTTCAAACGCTACCGATCGTTGATACGGAACCCTATCCATACGTGTTCGGCGGATTGAAACTCAATCCGAGCGGACCTGCCATCAGCGATCCTGGCGTATTGATTACCTGTCCTTAA